A window of Thermoanaerobacterales bacterium contains these coding sequences:
- a CDS encoding ATP-binding protein, whose protein sequence is MTEVSWRLPLASCKWTELQDALARSLNLGLTVVNTAGDIIHTSHPFALCRVIDEAGLCQLCRSFYRGLAWGPADPEPSRTAVCPAGLTHRVYPIPGLNLCLAVCGGICDGKPPADDVHARLGALLGHRSSVPVPQPHWAPRTTAEELSCRTEAVLGVVECVTGSAPDCAGTLRKAADLVLSVPDVNGCGLRAMADLVPALLFAVLDVEGGWCIVRAPDGKTLCAANGTLAGLRERLGAFDWERLAWEPGAPAADEQLARMDLIDLASLRRAVPLVSRGMVRGWLGVTGGDPPAVDDALQVMADSLKVTLECADLCHGIWSQFGTLLDLLPAGILLLDAEGRIRFGNRQVMRLTGLASTALFGRDVTGALHIVAPAPIIPAPDGEHVPVSHQEIKVNLAGRDLALGVCHLGVPGKDGSLLGSVLILGDFTELTALREFVRGQEKAAAAGQLAASIAHEIRNPLTAAAGFLQLIMESPESSKVREYAGWVARELEHVRRITSDFLSLARPRPPERRPVNPAEIIEDLRLILESEAMLHDITLQLDVLCDLPTVWVDPDQIRQVILNLVKNAVQAMDGGGRLLIGVRADGDTLVIKVSDTGHGIPPEVLPNIFQPFLTTKETGTGLGLTVCRNIVEAHGGRIAVESSEGVGTTFRVFLPIGSDLPKGDGEGE, encoded by the coding sequence ATGACTGAAGTGTCCTGGCGCCTCCCCCTGGCCTCCTGCAAATGGACCGAACTCCAGGACGCCCTGGCCCGCAGCCTTAACCTGGGCCTCACCGTTGTCAACACGGCGGGGGACATCATTCACACGTCCCACCCGTTTGCTCTCTGCCGGGTGATCGATGAGGCGGGCCTGTGCCAGCTCTGCCGCAGCTTTTACCGCGGCCTGGCCTGGGGCCCGGCCGATCCGGAACCGTCCCGGACCGCGGTCTGCCCGGCCGGCCTTACCCACCGCGTTTATCCCATACCCGGCCTGAACTTGTGCCTTGCCGTTTGCGGGGGGATCTGTGACGGAAAGCCCCCGGCCGACGATGTGCACGCACGTCTGGGTGCCCTGCTGGGGCACCGCTCTTCTGTTCCGGTGCCGCAGCCGCATTGGGCGCCCCGCACGACCGCCGAGGAACTGTCCTGCCGGACGGAGGCCGTCCTGGGGGTGGTGGAATGCGTGACGGGTTCGGCGCCGGATTGTGCCGGCACGCTGCGCAAGGCGGCCGACCTGGTGCTTTCTGTCCCGGACGTGAACGGTTGTGGGCTCAGGGCGATGGCCGACCTGGTGCCGGCGCTGCTCTTTGCCGTCCTGGACGTGGAAGGCGGCTGGTGCATTGTCCGGGCGCCCGACGGGAAGACGCTTTGCGCCGCCAACGGTACGCTGGCCGGTCTAAGGGAACGGCTGGGGGCCTTCGACTGGGAACGCCTGGCCTGGGAGCCGGGCGCCCCGGCGGCGGATGAGCAGCTGGCGCGCATGGACCTCATCGACCTGGCTTCCCTCCGGAGGGCAGTGCCCCTCGTAAGCAGGGGAATGGTTCGCGGGTGGCTCGGTGTGACGGGAGGTGACCCCCCCGCGGTGGACGACGCCTTACAGGTCATGGCGGATTCATTGAAGGTCACCCTGGAGTGTGCCGACCTGTGCCACGGTATCTGGTCCCAGTTCGGCACCTTACTGGACCTTCTCCCTGCCGGCATCCTGCTCCTGGATGCGGAGGGGCGGATCCGCTTCGGGAACCGGCAGGTTATGCGTCTCACGGGGCTTGCCTCGACGGCCCTCTTCGGGCGGGATGTGACAGGAGCCCTGCACATTGTTGCCCCGGCACCGATTATACCTGCCCCGGATGGGGAGCACGTTCCCGTCTCACACCAGGAGATCAAGGTGAACCTGGCAGGGCGTGACCTTGCTTTAGGGGTATGCCATCTGGGGGTGCCGGGGAAGGACGGTTCCCTGCTGGGGAGCGTCCTCATCCTGGGCGATTTCACCGAACTGACGGCGCTCCGGGAGTTCGTGCGGGGACAGGAGAAGGCCGCGGCGGCGGGACAGCTGGCGGCAAGTATCGCGCACGAGATCCGTAACCCCCTGACCGCCGCCGCAGGCTTCCTGCAATTGATTATGGAGTCGCCGGAGTCGTCCAAGGTCCGTGAATACGCCGGCTGGGTCGCCCGTGAGCTGGAGCATGTCCGGCGTATCACCTCCGACTTCCTCTCTCTGGCCCGCCCCCGGCCGCCGGAGCGCCGCCCGGTGAACCCGGCGGAGATCATCGAAGACCTGCGGTTGATCCTTGAGAGCGAGGCTATGCTCCACGACATCACCCTGCAGTTGGACGTCCTTTGCGATTTGCCGACGGTCTGGGTGGACCCGGACCAGATCCGGCAGGTCATTCTTAACCTCGTCAAGAACGCCGTCCAGGCGATGGACGGCGGGGGCCGCCTGCTGATCGGCGTCCGGGCCGACGGGGATACCCTTGTCATTAAAGTATCCGATACGGGCCACGGTATCCCGCCGGAAGTCTTGCCGAATATCTTTCAGCCCTTCCTGACCA
- a CDS encoding DUF2512 family protein, producing MHRRALTLKFTFTALILLAVFGLWQGLSPLNPVLTAVVLTGIAYVIGDTWVLPNFGNRVATAIDVALAGVIIWAVQLVLAGFGVSLNAVVLAALLTGAAEWFYHRYLETTGGVDVSPPS from the coding sequence ATCCATAGGCGTGCGTTAACCCTCAAGTTTACTTTCACGGCGCTCATTCTTCTGGCCGTCTTCGGCCTCTGGCAGGGCCTGTCCCCTCTGAACCCCGTCCTTACCGCCGTAGTCCTGACCGGGATCGCCTATGTCATCGGCGACACCTGGGTCCTCCCCAATTTCGGTAACCGGGTGGCCACAGCCATCGACGTCGCGCTCGCCGGGGTCATAATTTGGGCGGTACAGCTCGTCCTTGCCGGCTTCGGGGTCTCCCTTAACGCCGTCGTCCTCGCCGCCCTGCTGACGGGTGCTGCCGAATGGTTTTATCACCGTTACCTGGAAACCACGGGAGGAGTCGACGTCTCCCCGCCTTCATGA
- a CDS encoding ribonucleoside triphosphate reductase — MLFEVIQKRDGRIVPFDRSRITTAILKALRATGESSWAEEAAPAVTQRVLEALARQDIRTPSVEQVQDLVETALMELGYFETAKAYILYREQHRQMRDMKSLVSCDLIESYLNQADWRVAENANSSFSLQGLHNYIANTAAAHFWLERVYPPEVRRAHREGDFHIHDLGYLSVYCVGWDLKQLLEEGFGGVPNQIEAGPPKHLRSALGQMVNFLYTLQGEAAGAQAFSNLDTLLAPFVRADNLSYPQVRQALQEFVFNLNVPTRTGYQTPFSNATFDLAVPGFMRNEPAVAGGRELAAGYGDFQEEMDMINRAFADVLYGGDARGRGFSFPIPTYNISPDFDWQGDVSRRIFEVTGKYGSPYFANFMNSDLKPEDVRSMCCRLRINNRELLRRGGGLFGASPLTGSIGVVTLNLPRLAHLARDEQDFFARLAELASLAVTSLEIKRRVLERLTEAGLYPYSRRYLRGVKERTGAFWANHFSTIGLVGGHEAALNLLGDGIEASEGRAFAERILLFLREFIAGIQERTGNLYNLEATPAEGASHRLARIDKKRYPAIRCANEEAWRKGAAPYYTNSTQLPVYATDDVFAVMDHQERLQELYTGGTVVHIFLGEALPDPESCAGLVSKVMNNYRVPYVSLTPTYSVCASDGYLSGEHRRCPRCGGTTEIYSRIVGYYRPVSQWNEGKKAEYAERKMFHY, encoded by the coding sequence ATGTTGTTCGAAGTGATCCAGAAACGCGACGGTCGGATCGTTCCGTTTGATCGCAGCCGCATCACCACGGCCATCCTGAAGGCCCTGCGCGCCACCGGCGAGAGTTCATGGGCCGAGGAGGCCGCCCCGGCGGTTACGCAGCGCGTGCTGGAGGCGCTGGCCCGCCAGGATATCCGCACCCCGTCCGTGGAGCAGGTCCAGGACCTGGTCGAGACCGCCCTGATGGAACTCGGCTACTTCGAAACCGCCAAGGCCTATATCCTGTACCGCGAGCAGCACCGCCAGATGCGGGATATGAAGTCCCTGGTGAGCTGCGACCTGATCGAATCCTACCTGAACCAGGCCGACTGGCGGGTGGCGGAAAACGCCAATTCCTCGTTTTCGCTCCAGGGACTGCATAACTACATCGCCAACACCGCGGCCGCCCACTTCTGGTTGGAAAGGGTCTACCCGCCGGAGGTGCGCCGCGCCCACCGCGAAGGCGACTTCCACATCCACGACCTCGGCTACCTTTCGGTGTATTGCGTGGGCTGGGACCTCAAGCAGCTCCTGGAGGAGGGCTTCGGCGGGGTGCCGAACCAGATCGAAGCCGGCCCTCCGAAGCACCTGCGCTCGGCGCTCGGGCAGATGGTCAACTTCCTCTACACGCTGCAGGGGGAGGCGGCCGGCGCCCAGGCTTTCTCCAACCTTGACACCCTGCTCGCCCCCTTCGTCCGGGCGGACAACCTCTCCTATCCACAGGTGCGGCAGGCGCTGCAGGAGTTTGTCTTCAACCTGAACGTACCCACGCGCACGGGCTACCAGACCCCCTTTTCCAACGCCACCTTCGACCTGGCCGTGCCCGGCTTCATGCGCAACGAGCCGGCGGTCGCCGGGGGGCGCGAACTGGCCGCCGGTTACGGCGACTTCCAGGAAGAGATGGATATGATCAACCGCGCCTTTGCCGACGTCCTCTACGGCGGGGACGCCCGCGGCCGGGGGTTCTCTTTCCCGATCCCGACCTATAACATCTCGCCCGACTTCGACTGGCAGGGGGACGTCTCGCGGCGGATCTTTGAGGTCACGGGCAAGTATGGATCGCCCTATTTCGCGAACTTCATGAACTCCGACCTGAAGCCGGAGGACGTGCGGAGCATGTGCTGCCGCCTCAGGATTAACAACCGTGAACTCCTGAGGCGCGGCGGCGGCCTTTTCGGGGCCAGCCCGCTGACCGGCTCCATCGGCGTCGTCACCCTGAACCTGCCCCGCCTGGCCCACTTGGCGCGCGACGAGCAGGACTTCTTCGCCCGCCTGGCCGAGCTGGCGTCGCTGGCCGTGACCTCCCTGGAAATCAAGCGGCGCGTCCTCGAACGCCTGACCGAGGCCGGGCTCTACCCATACTCCCGCCGCTACCTGCGCGGGGTGAAGGAGCGCACCGGCGCTTTCTGGGCCAATCACTTCTCCACCATCGGCCTCGTCGGGGGGCACGAGGCGGCCTTGAACCTTCTCGGTGACGGCATTGAGGCGTCCGAGGGGCGGGCCTTCGCCGAGCGTATCCTGCTCTTCCTGCGCGAGTTCATCGCCGGGATCCAGGAGCGGACCGGCAACCTCTACAACCTGGAGGCCACGCCGGCTGAAGGCGCCTCGCACCGCCTGGCGCGTATCGACAAGAAGCGCTACCCCGCCATCCGGTGCGCCAACGAGGAGGCCTGGCGGAAGGGGGCGGCTCCCTACTACACGAACTCCACGCAGCTTCCGGTCTATGCCACGGACGACGTGTTCGCGGTCATGGACCACCAGGAACGGCTCCAGGAACTGTATACGGGCGGTACGGTGGTGCACATCTTCCTGGGCGAGGCGCTGCCCGACCCGGAGAGCTGCGCCGGCCTGGTCAGCAAGGTCATGAATAACTACCGCGTGCCCTACGTCTCCCTGACTCCGACCTACTCGGTCTGCGCCAGCGACGGGTACCTGAGCGGCGAACACCGCCGCTGCCCGCGCTGTGGCGGCACTACGGAGATCTACTCCCGCATTGTGGGCTACTACCGCCCGGTCAGCCAGTGGAACGAAGGGAAAAAGGCCGAATACGCCGAGCGGAAGATGTTCCACTATTGA
- a CDS encoding ferrous iron transport protein A translates to MTLDQATRGSVIRVTAIPDPVVRAQAIRFGISEGEILTCAEVIPSGPVVVRKKRQEIALGRRLARQITVDLQGREGRVDVALRR, encoded by the coding sequence TTGACGCTCGACCAGGCCACGAGAGGCAGCGTAATCCGCGTCACCGCCATTCCCGACCCGGTTGTCCGGGCCCAGGCCATACGTTTCGGTATCTCGGAGGGCGAAATCCTGACCTGTGCCGAGGTAATTCCCTCCGGCCCGGTCGTGGTCCGCAAGAAGCGCCAGGAGATAGCCCTGGGGCGCCGCCTGGCCCGGCAGATCACGGTCGACTTGCAGGGAAGGGAGGGGCGGGTTGATGTCGCGCTCCGACGCTAA
- a CDS encoding aminotransferase class I/II-fold pyridoxal phosphate-dependent enzyme: MELARRLQRLDTAVFSELDAIGREVKARGVDIIDLSIGSPDLPPAPHVIRVLHEALDEPDAYRYALTEGLPEFKQAVADWYGERFGVELDPRREVLSLMGSQDGLAHIYLALLNPGDTALVPDPGYPIYSAGVIIAGGEIHPLPLLKENGFLPDLGAVPPEVARRAKVLVLNYPNNPVAATAEVPFFEEVADFARRYDIVVVHDAAYSELAFDGYRPPSFLQARNAREVGVEFHSLSKTYNMAGCRLALAVGNARVLDALRVLKSNIDYGVFRAVQKAGAAALRGPQDAVRQTAATYQRRRDVLIDGLRSLGWDVPRPKASMFVWAPLPGGWTSSRDFAVTLVRESGVLVVPGVAFGARGEGYVRIALVCGENRLREVGRRPGVRAVIARETSQGRG, from the coding sequence GTGGAGCTTGCCCGGCGCTTGCAGCGCCTTGACACCGCCGTCTTTTCGGAACTGGACGCCATCGGGCGGGAGGTGAAAGCGCGGGGAGTGGACATCATCGACCTGAGCATCGGCAGCCCGGACCTGCCGCCGGCGCCCCACGTCATCAGGGTCCTGCACGAGGCTCTGGACGAGCCGGACGCCTACCGCTACGCCCTGACCGAGGGCCTGCCCGAGTTCAAGCAGGCTGTGGCCGACTGGTACGGCGAGCGCTTCGGGGTCGAGCTGGACCCGCGGCGTGAGGTCCTTTCATTGATGGGCTCCCAGGACGGCCTGGCCCACATCTACCTTGCCCTGCTGAACCCGGGCGACACGGCCCTGGTGCCGGACCCGGGCTACCCCATCTACAGTGCCGGGGTGATCATCGCCGGCGGGGAGATCCACCCCCTTCCGCTCCTGAAAGAAAACGGCTTTCTGCCCGACCTGGGAGCGGTTCCCCCGGAGGTCGCCCGCCGGGCCAAGGTCCTGGTCCTGAACTACCCGAACAACCCGGTGGCGGCGACGGCCGAGGTACCCTTCTTCGAGGAAGTGGCGGATTTCGCCCGGCGCTATGACATCGTGGTGGTACACGACGCCGCCTACTCCGAGCTGGCCTTTGACGGCTACCGCCCACCCAGTTTCCTGCAGGCGCGGAACGCCCGGGAGGTCGGCGTGGAGTTCCACTCGCTGTCCAAGACTTACAACATGGCGGGGTGCCGGCTGGCGCTCGCCGTCGGCAACGCCCGGGTGCTTGACGCCCTGCGTGTCCTTAAGTCGAACATCGACTACGGCGTCTTCCGGGCCGTGCAAAAGGCGGGAGCCGCCGCCCTGCGGGGGCCGCAGGACGCCGTCCGCCAAACGGCCGCAACCTACCAGCGAAGGAGAGATGTTTTAATCGACGGACTTCGCTCCCTGGGCTGGGACGTTCCCCGGCCGAAGGCCTCGATGTTCGTCTGGGCTCCCCTGCCCGGCGGCTGGACTTCCTCACGGGATTTCGCCGTTACCCTGGTCCGGGAGTCCGGAGTGCTGGTGGTTCCCGGGGTCGCTTTCGGCGCGCGGGGGGAAGGATATGTGCGAATAGCCCTGGTCTGTGGCGAAAACCGGCTGCGCGAGGTCGGGAGACGTCCCGGGGTGCGGGCGGTTATCGCACGGGAGACCTCGCAGGGAAGGGGTTGA
- a CDS encoding MFS transporter translates to MAKQAPGAAASPAGAGGARPVLWTRDFTLICIYNLVIFVGFQMLMPTVSVYVDAMGGSRLIVGLVTGIFTVSSVAVRPLTGLGLDRHGRRGIWLVGAAVFTLAVAGYNGAATVALLLVLRVIHGVGWGIVTTSAATVATDLVPLPRRGEGMGFFGLGANLGMAVGPILGFFAANHYGFPALFWSTAVLSLLALLVITTIRVPPVRARHGGPPPALWEPSALKPSLVMYFATFTWGGVTTFIALHAGQHGITNAGVYFTVYAITLMLARPTMGMLFDRYGHRVVIIPGLILLSAGMAILGLATNLPMFLAAAVVSGLGFGAIHPALQALAVAACAPTRRGAAQATFTSSFDLGIGSGAVLLGFLAQFAGYQWMYMASAGVALAGLAVYLALRDWPAPDGPCPAPGR, encoded by the coding sequence TTGGCCAAGCAGGCGCCGGGCGCGGCGGCCTCACCCGCCGGCGCCGGTGGGGCGCGGCCTGTCCTCTGGACGCGGGACTTCACCCTGATCTGCATCTATAACCTCGTTATCTTCGTCGGCTTTCAGATGCTGATGCCGACCGTTTCGGTCTATGTCGACGCCATGGGCGGAAGCAGGCTGATCGTCGGTCTCGTCACCGGGATCTTCACCGTTTCCTCGGTGGCGGTCCGACCCTTGACCGGGCTGGGGCTCGACCGGCACGGGCGGCGGGGGATCTGGCTGGTGGGGGCCGCCGTCTTCACCCTGGCCGTGGCCGGCTACAACGGGGCGGCGACCGTCGCCCTGCTGCTCGTCCTGCGCGTCATCCACGGCGTGGGGTGGGGTATCGTGACCACCTCCGCGGCCACGGTTGCCACGGACCTGGTGCCCTTACCCCGGCGCGGCGAAGGGATGGGTTTCTTCGGCCTGGGGGCCAACCTCGGAATGGCCGTCGGACCCATCCTGGGTTTCTTCGCCGCCAACCACTACGGCTTCCCGGCCCTTTTCTGGAGCACGGCCGTCCTTTCGCTGCTGGCCCTGCTGGTGATCACCACGATCCGGGTGCCTCCGGTGCGCGCCAGGCACGGGGGGCCGCCGCCGGCGCTCTGGGAACCCAGCGCCCTGAAGCCCTCGCTGGTAATGTATTTCGCTACCTTCACCTGGGGCGGGGTGACCACCTTCATCGCCCTGCACGCCGGGCAGCACGGGATCACCAACGCCGGGGTGTACTTTACCGTCTACGCCATCACCCTGATGCTCGCGCGACCGACTATGGGAATGCTGTTCGACCGCTACGGCCACCGGGTGGTGATTATTCCCGGATTGATCCTGCTCAGCGCCGGGATGGCCATCCTCGGCCTGGCGACGAACTTGCCCATGTTCCTGGCAGCGGCGGTGGTCAGCGGCCTGGGGTTCGGCGCCATCCATCCCGCGCTGCAGGCCCTGGCCGTGGCCGCCTGCGCGCCGACCAGGCGCGGGGCGGCTCAGGCCACCTTTACCTCGTCTTTTGACCTGGGGATCGGCTCCGGCGCCGTACTGCTTGGCTTTTTGGCGCAGTTTGCCGGCTACCAGTGGATGTACATGGCCTCGGCCGGGGTGGCCCTGGCCGGCCTCGCGGTTTACCTGGCGCTGCGCGACTGGCCCGCGCCGGACGGCCCTTGCCCCGCGCCCGGGAGGTAA
- a CDS encoding DUF2325 domain-containing protein, translating into MPREAVARVIGLLRAAREGLYRRLHEERPGPEEERELVDRAHDLLLLEEGLRRYEDDLAAAADGAGPGQGGTGADAPPPLPPAEAEEWDHVGEFTRLVRGGILNESRSGREIFVPEAVVRAEGIEHGDLIGARDRGVNERGAPVYYFQVLERRGLADTSGRASFVAPLEQHGGAWGAYSEEEETFVTVPPQDVTSLDLAEGDLVEIAYEAGDLSTARVAWRYDPGEAFLDVREPRTAPRRDKRERPAKEAAADDRLPLDGVNVLVVGADAYKESFKRMFERLGASFTWESGFMVGRFLEGKVKRADIVVIVTEAMKHKMPDVENICERYGRPYVYAPSRGATGAVREVLRKLEKDVDG; encoded by the coding sequence ATGCCGCGCGAGGCGGTAGCGAGGGTAATCGGGCTGCTGCGTGCCGCACGGGAGGGACTTTACCGGCGACTGCACGAGGAACGCCCGGGGCCGGAAGAGGAAAGGGAACTGGTGGATCGGGCGCATGACCTCCTGCTCTTAGAGGAGGGGCTGCGCAGGTACGAGGACGACCTTGCCGCCGCGGCGGACGGCGCCGGCCCCGGACAAGGCGGAACCGGGGCGGATGCCCCGCCCCCGCTCCCGCCGGCGGAGGCGGAGGAATGGGACCACGTCGGCGAGTTCACGCGGCTGGTACGCGGCGGGATTCTGAACGAGAGCCGCAGCGGGCGGGAGATCTTCGTCCCGGAGGCCGTCGTGCGCGCCGAGGGCATCGAGCACGGCGACCTGATCGGCGCGCGGGACCGGGGGGTCAACGAGCGCGGGGCCCCGGTCTACTACTTTCAGGTCCTGGAGCGGCGAGGCCTGGCGGACACCTCCGGACGGGCAAGTTTCGTGGCCCCGCTGGAACAGCACGGGGGCGCCTGGGGCGCGTACAGTGAAGAGGAAGAGACCTTTGTGACCGTCCCCCCGCAGGACGTAACAAGCCTGGATCTCGCCGAGGGGGACCTGGTCGAGATCGCCTACGAGGCGGGCGACCTCTCCACGGCCCGGGTGGCATGGCGATATGACCCCGGGGAGGCGTTCTTGGACGTGCGCGAACCGCGTACCGCGCCCCGCCGGGACAAAAGGGAGCGGCCGGCCAAAGAGGCCGCGGCCGATGACCGCCTGCCCTTGGACGGCGTAAACGTCCTGGTGGTCGGCGCCGACGCTTACAAGGAGAGCTTCAAGCGCATGTTCGAACGCCTGGGGGCGTCCTTTACCTGGGAATCGGGGTTTATGGTGGGCCGCTTCCTGGAAGGCAAGGTGAAGCGGGCCGACATCGTGGTCATCGTCACCGAGGCGATGAAACATAAGATGCCGGACGTTGAGAACATCTGCGAACGTTACGGCCGCCCCTACGTCTACGCCCCCTCGCGGGGCGCCACGGGCGCGGTACGCGAGGTGCTGCGCAAACTGGAAAAGGACGTGGACGGCTAG
- a CDS encoding metal-dependent transcriptional regulator yields the protein MSGYSPAIEDYLEALHVIGLEQKVVRVKDVARFLGVKMPSVVSAVKSLADKGLAVQEPYGHIELTPKGQAVAREVFARHQMLFAFFHEVLGLQAEDAERDACRVEHHLSPAARERLLKLVQFVRSCPRGRVEFLRRFTHFAETGEHGECRGCRPGEDH from the coding sequence GTGTCAGGTTATTCCCCGGCCATCGAGGACTACCTCGAGGCCCTGCACGTGATCGGCCTGGAACAAAAAGTGGTGCGGGTCAAGGACGTGGCGCGTTTCCTCGGGGTAAAGATGCCTTCCGTCGTTTCGGCGGTCAAGTCCCTGGCCGATAAGGGCCTGGCCGTCCAGGAGCCGTACGGGCACATTGAACTGACGCCGAAGGGGCAGGCCGTGGCGCGGGAGGTCTTCGCCCGCCACCAGATGCTTTTCGCCTTTTTCCACGAAGTCCTGGGCCTGCAGGCCGAAGACGCCGAGCGGGACGCCTGCCGGGTGGAGCACCACCTTTCGCCGGCGGCCCGGGAAAGGCTGCTCAAGCTCGTCCAATTCGTGCGCTCCTGCCCCCGCGGGCGGGTGGAGTTCTTGCGCCGCTTCACGCATTTCGCTGAGACCGGGGAGCACGGTGAGTGCCGCGGCTGCCGTCCGGGCGAGGATCATTGA
- a CDS encoding ferrous iron transporter B gives MSRSDANALPAFNLPDGGRKVVLAGNPNTGKSVFFNALTGLYVDVSNYPGTTLEISHGRCGRDVVVDTPGVYGLSSFNDEERIARDIVLSADLVLNVVNAAYLERDLFLTQQIIDTGVPVIVALNMADEARRQGLRVDVALLSELLGVPVVPTVAVRGEGLEEVKARLSEACPGNPTPGLQSLPGEMVDRVGGRGEALLILEGDPHVAARHGLPPGDRREEIYSRRRAHVNGIVDRVLAEEGRGAAFGQRLGRWMLSPWTGVPILALALWLMYEVIGRFVAGGVVGFTEETVMLGYYEPAVRGSVERFFAPGSAPYTILAGEFGVLTMTVTYVLGLLLPLVTAFYFFLSLFEDSGYLPRVATLADRVLTGIGLNGRAVIPLILGFGCVTMATIVTRLLGSSRERRIAIFLLGLAVPCSAQMAVIASLLAGLGAPYVTLYTLTILVVFAVVGAVLNAVLPGRSTDLLIDLPPLRVPRPGNVLKKTWRRSFQFLREAAPIFALGALIIGTMQVTGALDRLQGALAPLAVGWLHLPDEAATAFLMGIVRRDFGAAGLYTMPLTPLQMAVALTTITLFVPCIASMLVILKELGRGEAVLMWLGTWTVAFAVGGLVAHAAALFPGSAWAGAAAAAGALIGAGVLGAAFCRLRRRGATGSPVPEQGVVK, from the coding sequence ATGTCGCGCTCCGACGCTAACGCTCTTCCCGCGTTCAATCTGCCGGACGGGGGGCGGAAGGTCGTCCTGGCCGGAAACCCCAATACCGGCAAGTCGGTGTTCTTTAACGCCCTGACCGGGCTTTACGTCGATGTTTCCAACTACCCGGGAACGACCCTGGAAATCAGCCACGGACGGTGTGGCCGGGACGTGGTGGTCGACACTCCCGGCGTCTACGGCCTTTCATCCTTCAACGACGAGGAGCGCATCGCCCGCGATATCGTCCTTTCCGCCGACCTGGTGCTGAACGTCGTTAACGCCGCGTACCTGGAGCGCGACCTCTTCCTGACGCAGCAGATCATTGACACCGGAGTGCCGGTCATCGTCGCCCTGAATATGGCGGACGAGGCCCGCCGCCAGGGGCTTCGGGTTGACGTGGCCCTCCTGTCTGAACTCCTCGGGGTGCCGGTGGTCCCCACCGTGGCCGTGCGCGGCGAGGGCCTGGAGGAGGTGAAGGCGCGCCTTTCCGAGGCCTGCCCCGGGAACCCGACCCCCGGCCTGCAGTCCCTGCCGGGCGAGATGGTTGACCGGGTGGGTGGCCGGGGCGAGGCGCTTCTCATCCTCGAGGGCGACCCGCACGTGGCCGCCAGGCACGGGCTGCCGCCCGGGGACCGGCGGGAGGAGATCTACTCCCGGCGGCGCGCGCACGTCAACGGGATTGTGGACCGGGTGCTCGCTGAGGAAGGGCGGGGGGCGGCCTTCGGGCAGCGCCTGGGCCGCTGGATGCTTTCGCCCTGGACCGGTGTTCCCATCCTGGCGCTCGCCCTCTGGCTGATGTACGAGGTCATCGGGCGGTTCGTCGCCGGCGGCGTCGTCGGCTTTACCGAGGAAACGGTGATGCTGGGGTATTACGAACCTGCGGTGCGCGGGTCGGTGGAGCGGTTCTTCGCCCCCGGTTCGGCGCCGTATACCATCCTGGCCGGGGAGTTCGGCGTCTTAACCATGACCGTTACGTACGTCCTCGGGCTGTTGCTGCCCCTCGTCACGGCCTTTTACTTCTTCCTGTCCCTCTTCGAGGACTCGGGATACCTGCCGCGCGTCGCCACCCTGGCCGACCGCGTGCTGACCGGGATCGGGCTTAACGGCCGGGCCGTCATCCCCCTCATCCTGGGCTTCGGCTGCGTGACCATGGCCACCATCGTCACCCGCCTGCTCGGCTCGTCGCGGGAGCGCCGTATCGCCATCTTCCTGTTGGGCCTGGCCGTGCCCTGCTCGGCGCAGATGGCCGTGATCGCGAGCCTGCTCGCCGGGCTGGGGGCGCCCTACGTCACCCTGTACACCCTGACGATCCTGGTCGTCTTTGCGGTCGTGGGGGCGGTCCTGAACGCGGTCCTGCCGGGGAGGTCGACCGACCTGCTCATCGACCTGCCGCCGCTGCGGGTGCCGCGCCCCGGGAACGTGTTGAAGAAGACGTGGCGGCGGTCTTTCCAGTTTCTGCGGGAAGCCGCACCAATCTTCGCCCTGGGGGCGCTGATCATCGGCACGATGCAGGTGACGGGAGCCCTCGATCGGCTGCAGGGTGCCCTGGCGCCCCTGGCCGTGGGCTGGCTGCATCTCCCGGATGAGGCGGCCACCGCCTTTCTGATGGGCATCGTCCGCAGGGATTTCGGGGCCGCCGGGCTGTACACGATGCCGCTCACACCCCTGCAGATGGCGGTGGCCCTCACGACCATCACCCTTTTTGTGCCGTGTATCGCCTCCATGCTGGTCATTCTCAAGGAATTGGGCCGCGGGGAGGCGGTCCTGATGTGGCTTGGGACATGGACCGTCGCCTTTGCCGTCGGCGGCCTGGTGGCCCACGCGGCGGCCCTTTTCCCCGGCAGCGCCTGGGCGGGGGCGGCGGCGGCCGCCGGCGCGCTTATCGGGGCGGGTGTGCTGGGGGCCGCCTTCTGCCGGTTAAGGCGCCGGGGTGCAACGGGGTCGCCGGTGCCGGAGCAGGGGGTGGTCAAGTGA